Proteins encoded within one genomic window of Polycladomyces subterraneus:
- the frr gene encoding ribosome recycling factor encodes MLEPVKKQATDKMEKAIQVLKKDLAALRAGRATPALLEKVVVEYYGSEMPVNQLANISTPDPRTLVIQPWDKSALAEIERAILKSDLGLTPSNDGNVIRINLPALTQERRAELVKVVKKTGEEAKVAIRNIRRDANDDIKKLEKNGDISEDESRRGQDEIQKLTDKFIQEADKIVAAKEKEIMEI; translated from the coding sequence GATAAGATGGAGAAAGCGATTCAAGTGTTGAAGAAAGATTTGGCCGCTTTGCGTGCCGGCCGTGCGACACCGGCATTGCTGGAAAAAGTGGTGGTCGAATACTACGGCAGTGAAATGCCGGTAAACCAATTGGCCAACATCTCCACGCCGGATCCACGCACGCTGGTAATTCAGCCGTGGGACAAATCCGCTCTGGCTGAAATTGAGCGCGCCATCCTGAAATCGGATCTGGGACTGACCCCTTCAAATGACGGCAATGTCATTCGTATCAATTTGCCGGCGTTGACCCAGGAGCGGCGTGCCGAGCTGGTCAAGGTAGTCAAGAAGACGGGCGAAGAAGCCAAAGTGGCCATCCGAAACATTCGACGCGACGCCAACGATGATATCAAGAAATTAGAGAAAAACGGAGATATCTCCGAGGACGAATCCCGTCGCGGGCAGGATGAGATTCAAAAACTGACCGACAAATTTATTCAGGAAGCGGATAAGATTGTAGCGGCCAAAGAAAAAGAGATTATGGAAATCTGA